A window from Pseudomonadota bacterium encodes these proteins:
- a CDS encoding glycosyltransferase family 2 protein: MEVEPLPVSVAIITLNEEERLADCLQSVGFASEVVIVDSGSTDRTQEIAVEHGACFYSVPWQGFGIQKQTAIDYCSSEWILVLDADERVSREAYDEIIDVLGSSESCAAYSLPRKNYFCGRWLKHAGWWPDRVVRLFRKGRAHMSSRLVHEALVVDGETGELTQPLIHFANRSLRQTLDKVNAYSSAGAEELFRKGVSSSVPKAFGRALWAFVANYFLNKGFLDGGEGFIMAISDCMNVFFKYAKLRELHRQSKRVA; the protein is encoded by the coding sequence CGTGGCAATTATAACCCTTAACGAAGAAGAGCGACTTGCGGATTGTCTGCAGAGTGTTGGATTTGCTTCCGAGGTTGTGATAGTTGACTCGGGCAGTACCGACAGGACTCAGGAGATTGCAGTGGAACATGGGGCATGTTTTTATTCTGTGCCATGGCAGGGTTTTGGAATTCAGAAGCAGACGGCCATTGACTATTGCTCATCTGAGTGGATTCTTGTTCTTGATGCGGATGAGCGGGTGAGTCGCGAGGCATATGATGAAATAATAGATGTGCTTGGTTCTTCCGAATCATGTGCGGCCTACAGCCTGCCGAGAAAAAATTATTTCTGTGGCAGATGGTTGAAACATGCCGGCTGGTGGCCGGACAGGGTCGTCCGCCTGTTCAGAAAAGGGAGGGCACACATGTCGTCCCGACTGGTCCATGAGGCACTGGTAGTGGATGGGGAGACAGGAGAACTAACTCAACCCCTCATTCATTTTGCCAACAGAAGTCTGCGGCAGACCCTGGACAAGGTGAATGCATACTCTTCAGCGGGCGCGGAGGAGCTTTTCAGGAAGGGAGTGTCTTCTTCTGTGCCAAAAGCCTTCGGTCGTGCCCTCTGGGCTTTTGTCGCAAACTATTTCCTTAATAAAGGTTTTCTTGATGGAGGGGAAGGGTTTATTATGGCCATCTCGGATTGTATGAATGTGTTCTTTAAATATGCCAAGCTGCGTGAACTGCACAGACAGTCCAAGAGGGTAGCCTGA
- a CDS encoding glycosyltransferase family 2 protein — protein MDVSIIIVNWNTRDLLLDCLAALYDTVKGLSIEVLMVDNASKDDSVDVVREKYPQLRIIRNDRNLGFAAGNNKGLRVMQGKYALLLSTDTVLTEGAVHRLFTFLEGNEDAAMACGQLLNSDGSKQNSIANFPSPLSLLCNETILRLLFPAGFPSKRREYTKPITVDSCIGACLMVRKQAMEEVGLLDERYFVFMEETDWALSMHKAGWKSCFVPDAKIYHLQGQSAGHNVKARKMFYRSRYLYFRKWFPKVWLLMSLLVVLRLVNNVILNIAGMILTLGLHRGIRGRLELYLNLFFWHLQGCPE, from the coding sequence ATGGATGTTTCAATAATTATAGTTAACTGGAACACACGGGACCTGCTGCTTGATTGTCTGGCCGCCTTGTATGACACCGTCAAGGGGTTAAGCATTGAGGTGTTGATGGTCGACAATGCTTCAAAGGACGACAGTGTTGATGTTGTTCGTGAGAAATACCCCCAATTGCGCATTATCCGAAACGACAGGAACCTTGGGTTCGCTGCCGGTAACAACAAAGGGTTGCGGGTTATGCAGGGGAAATACGCCTTGCTCTTGAGTACTGATACGGTCCTGACTGAGGGGGCAGTGCACAGGCTGTTCACATTCCTGGAAGGTAATGAGGATGCGGCAATGGCCTGCGGACAGCTTCTCAATAGTGATGGTAGCAAGCAGAATTCAATCGCCAATTTTCCGAGCCCGCTTTCTCTCCTCTGCAACGAGACGATATTGCGTCTGTTGTTCCCCGCAGGATTTCCCAGCAAACGTCGGGAATACACCAAACCCATCACTGTTGATTCCTGCATCGGCGCATGTCTTATGGTGCGCAAACAGGCAATGGAAGAAGTTGGGCTTCTCGATGAACGGTATTTTGTGTTTATGGAAGAAACCGATTGGGCTCTTTCCATGCACAAGGCGGGCTGGAAATCCTGTTTTGTGCCGGATGCGAAAATATATCACCTACAGGGCCAGAGTGCCGGGCATAATGTGAAGGCTCGGAAGATGTTCTATCGCTCACGGTATCTGTATTTCCGGAAATGGTTCCCGAAAGTCTGGCTTTTGATGAGCCTTCTGGTGGTGCTCCGGCTGGTGAATAATGTCATTCTGAATATTGCGGGGATGATTCTGACCCTTGGCCTTCACCGGGGAATAAGGGGCCGGCTTGAGCTTTATCTGAACCTTTTTTTCTGGCACTTGCAGGGTTGCCCTGAATAA